ATAATGACACTTATAATATTCTCAATccgtaaaatatataatttattaatacataaaaacaataaatctttaaacaaataattaaataacaCAAAACAAAAAGGAATCTTttgtttttccattttttttcttctttttatccTTCCTTTATCTCCAATTTTTTTCTCACCCACTCATCCTCCCCCGCCCCACACGcgcgcacacacacacacacaaaaacaaaacaaaacaaaaaaaaaacaaaaaagcgCTACTAtccaaaaatttataaaattttccttAAGCTTTTAGATATTTCTAAAAATAGCATTTTTAAAATCATCATTAAACCctcaaatatttaattaaatattctcCGAAACTTTTTGTAATATAATATTGAAAGTAGAGATGAGGATCACATGATTTGAATACGTGTCAAATAAACGTctctaataaaattttaacaaccaCTCCATTCAAGTCAAGATAAATCCTCCGAAAACTTAATACCATGCACCACCCCTTCCTTGTCTTCAAATATATAGTAGATATTCTCTTTACTTTGCTTATAATTTTGTTAAGTGTTAGGTGATGGAAGTTAGGAGATTAAGGAAGAGAAGAATGATTGCAGCTTCCACTTAGATTTGGTGTAGGCTAAATAATGATGAATATTTACATAGTTTGATAATCATATGGTAATACTTGTCCCTTTAACCCTAATCACCACCAATAATTATCAACCATAATTGATGCAGATAATCAATACCATAATCATACACATATTGGCTACAACTACAACCACAAAACACTATGCCTGCAACTTTGATGAATGCCATCATAGAAAAAAAACACAAAGCACCAACTTAGCTTATTTGTGTGATAATTTTTTAACAGCATTAACCAAGGCTATAATAGCAACTGCTAAGAAGACAAAACAGTTCCATCATGGGCcggcatgaatatatatatatatatatataaactgaaTGTAAGACAAAGGTGTTTGAAGGAAATGGACAATGTATGAAACAGATAGGAATTTTGTCCAATGCAATATGTTTTTGTCAGCAGAGTTataattgtttttgttttaagTGATGGATGTTCCATATGTTATGTATGCGGTTAACATCCATTTCAATGCCTAACACATGTCTGCAAACCTGTTTATTTCGGGTTTAACACATCATATTTTAAATCCTCTTATTCTTATCATTTAGGGTTTCAAGTTATTTCATATTTACGTTAATTTTGAGtttaatttattttgagttttaattatttaaatttgtaaattaggTCTTTCATATCAAACCATTTTAAATGTAAGTTATTTTTAGTTCGtgtcaattttaaaatctaattaaccgaGTTTATATTGTTGTCTTTTTGGGATTTAAATTTTTGGGTTCGAATCAAAATTCATCAATATTTACTTTAAATTATATATAGGTTAATGGGCCGTTTGCTTAATGGGCCGTTCACCCCTCGAGCATACCCTATTTGGTCACATTGGATCGGCGCAATTGGAAAGAATTCATTTCAATAAAAAAAGATGGAAGCAAAATTGGTCCTATTGGCATGAAATTCTTATATCTTCAATGGCATTATTTTTATTCGGGATaaattttatacatgaattttgatacAATAGAAAACTTGATATTCAATTTTGATTtagtataattatatatatgaaacttAAGTTGTTGTTCGTAtgtatatgtgaaattttgattCAATCGTAGACATTTCAAGAAATAAATATGTACATTTATTTTCATCTCAGATTAATATAAGCGTTTGTGTACACAATATATCAACGTAAAATGGTACTAATTCCAGAACATTGTTAGTAATTTGTGAAGAATGAATCAATTCAAAATTTGATGTATAAAGTCacataaaattaaagtttatgtatAATATTGCACATTCAATCAATATTTTTGTATAGTATTGATATTTATCCTTTTCGTTTCTATATTAATATAAGATGTGTTtaataatcattttaatttttacttaaattaaaattttcaacgaTAAAATCACttgatataaaaaatattaaagttaattttattttattagaaaattgaaataaattatccTTTTATAAAAATCTAAACCACTAAATCTAATCCaaacatcaatcatttactttttaacatcaaattttgaaatttaatcattttatttttattttaaaatttttatttttatttttaaattttaagtttaattattaatctattaaaattttcagttaaattTTCtagtataatattttaaaaaaattatttatttaataaccaCATAATAAAAACAATTGTATTGaacttaaatttaaaagaaaaaaaataaaggtgTTAATAAGttgtaaaaataattttgaaataaaaataaagtaattagatttaaaatataaaaatataaagacttgGATTCTATTTTaaatagtttaaaaataatattctttATCCTAAAATATATACAAACTTTTCAGCTCCCACATGCCATAGCCCATAGATTACAAGAAACCTTTACATCTTAACAGCTTTAACATTTCTTAAATTCTTCTTTATCCTTTTCTTTAAAGTTTGATATTCTGAAAATTCATATCCACTGTCATTCAACCTCAAACGCAAGTTAGAAAAACTTTTTAGGaagtgaaattaaattataatttttaataatttatatatttttaacttttaaaagattaaattaaatttttataatacatatcagtatttatttaatttacattattgttattgttagGGCGTAGTTAGGGGATGGCAAGGGCCCCGACctcccctaaaatgaaaaattattcagttaaaattttaatttaataaaggtaaaattgtactttatcCCCCCAataaaaatttggtttaaattattttgtCGATTTTTGCTCGCCGCTTTGGATCATCCGGGGCTAATTTCATTAACATAGTAAATGCTTGCATTTACTTAGATGTCTTATGCTTGAGTTGTGACAAAATCAATTTTTAATGTGTCATAATATTCTATTGATGCTAAGGCTAAAACATTTGTTGTGTTGATAGAATTTGTCCTTCACCATCTACAATGAGTGTTTACTATTTTTCTCTCTCTAAATTGTATGATTCCATTCACgggataaattaataaatttaccttttaatatatatttataattagcTCCTGAGCATATATTCTGATATCCAACACAAAAACTAAAAAGTTGATGCAATAGAATATAAAGATCATACCATAATTTAAGGTATCCATAACCCATTAATTGAGTAAACAAAATGGCTATTTGATTTGATTCCTTTCTTCCACCATAGCcatgcaaaagaaaagaaaagactcCAATTTCTTCAACATGCACCCTTCCCTACAAATACTTCCCTTTCATTCACCAAACCTTCCTCGGAAAAACCCTTCTCCGATTCATCGAATAACAATGTCCAGTTCCGACAAGTTGCCGATCCGAGACAACCGGCCGCAACCACAGCCCGTCAAACACCACCACTCTGCTCGCTACTACGCTCAGCGTGTTCGTGAAAGCTTCACCACTAGAGTCACCAAAGTACTATGCTCCATTTTCTTGTCATTCCTTTTAGTTGCTCTAATTGTTTTCTTCATTGTATGGCTTAGTTTACGCCCTCATCGTCCAAGGTTCCATATGATAGATTTCACGGTTCCTGGTTTGGCTCAAAAACCAGGGCTCGACAATGCTGTCATAACGTTCAATGTCACAGCCAGAAACTCCAACCAGCATATTGGAATCTATTACGACTCAATGGAGGGTTTCGTTTATTACAAAGATAAACAAATCGGGTTGACCCCATTGTTGCACCCTTTTTTCCAAGAGCCAAAGACAACTACGGTTGTGTACGGTCAGTTCGGTATTGGTGCAGCTACGCTTGCTGTGAACAGCAGGCGGTGGAAGGAGTTTGTGAATGATAGGCAACATGGGATTGTGTATTTTCGATTAGGTATAATGTCGGTGATTAGATTTAAGGTTTCGACATGGAAGAGTGTGCACCATAAAATGCATGTAAATTGTGATGTTGCCGTTGGTTCAGATGGGTTGATATCGCCGGCTTGGAAGAACAGGAAGTGTTCTGTCTATTTCAGTTGATTCTTTGCATTTTcatttcttgtttatttcatttgatttgtaatatttttatgtttaatggaatTATGAGTGGCATTtggaataaaattatatttaaaaaaaagttaaacattaacttaaaattttattattttttaaagtagaaataaaaatataattttatttcatattaacatataattttatGTTCCATTAAGGTATGAAACTGACCTTCATTTGATTTTTCTCCTCCTTTCCATGAATTAGTTAACCTTCCCTCCAAGTTAATTATGGGATCTACATTATTTCTGCTGCCTATACTTGGCCCTAAATCCCTCAAATTATTTCCCAAAATTTGTCTTCCCTCCTTACTTTCACCCCACTCCCTCTCTCCTTCTTCCCGTAGCCACACACTATTCATCGTTCTAGCTCGACATGATTGTGCCTTTAAAGATAAGTCCCATCCCATTTCAACAATTTCCACTCCTAAAGCCATCTTTGCATCGCAAAAAGAGTCACTATAGTCCAGTTGTCCACAATAGAAACAAAATAGTGATAATCTTTCATATTTAAATCTGACATAGGAACACTTTACGTAATACATAATTTGTTTTTTCCTCTTCAAAGGCCGTCATACATCAATCTGGACTCTTATTCCAATAAAATTACTGTTTTGTTTTCCCAGATTTGAACTATCATACTCCATGAAAGTTCCTATAAAATTGCCCATTTGAACTGCTAGATTTTCCGAGAAAAAACCAACAGGAACATCATGTAATTGTACCCAAAAAGGGGAAAAAGTTAAAGGGACTTTCAAAGGATCCTCCCCCATTGCAGCCTATGTAGAACCAATAAGTGATTATTAAAAGTCCATGGTGAACCCTTTATCACTCTCTCCAAATCCATGatattgaaaaaattgaaataaatactTTTTCTCCCCCAGATTTCAGATTTGAACCCCCTGAACCAGATGTCATAAATTTGTCATTGTGCTCTTCATAGCTGGGAGGTGAATCATGCTTGCTGTCAGAAAACACCCCATCAGTTGACAAACCCCCATTCCTCTTTCTGTATTCGGTTCAACCGGTACTTGTAATACTGCTTCTTCCTCTTCATCAACCGATACCCCGCCAATTCTGCTTCCATAATGATGCGTAAACTAGATTGGCTGAATCAATTTGCTTAagacaaaaaataaaattgaataaaacccCTGCTGTCACTCCAAacaattaaacaaaagaaaaccctAAAAAATCCCACAGAGAGCAGACAGAAACGTGCTAGGGTAGCAGACTGTTGTTGAATTAATTGGGCCTCCTTTTTAATTggttataatttttacaaatttataattttaacaaattttaaataatgtttgcaattttaaaagttttaatgtttttcacattttttacattttaaaaaattacaattttatactggttaaaaattttaaattttataaaaaaataaaaattttaatttaaaaagaaacataaaataatgtgaaataatttttacaattaaCTTACAATTTTTAATATCTTTTAAGAATTTGTACAACttttaatattttgaaataattctatataattttaaataaattttaaaattttctaaataatcTTTTGCtaagctttatatatatatatagtttttgcaattttcttcattttaaaatatttttaatgatttttgatCGGTCAACACTGATGAATGTATGATCAATGCTTCATCAACTTGGTCAATGCACCAAGTCAAAGTCAACTTGCCACATCATTAGTCAACTTACCATGTCATCAATGATGTGATGTATTCAGATAGACTGATTTATTTTAACGTCTTAACTGTGAGATACCAAAATACCAAAATatagaaataaaaatttagatATCAAAGTACGAAAATAAGTataatttaaagattaaattaaagCCAGAAATATCTTCAAATTGATACACTTTGTCTAAATAAATGATTACTAAATGAGTTGCTATTGTATGATATCCATTCCATGAGGTAGAAATAATAATACTTATGGTTTTTACTTTTTAGATCACTGTAGGAATCCTTTGAGAAATGATACTACACTTTTATCTATTTATGATTTGAAAATGCTAATTCATCACTTCAAAATTTGTTTTTTCCCAAAACTCTTTTGatatttcttaaaaaaattatatttaatatgaaaataaattgcGTTAAGATATTCTTAAAAACTTTAATTCTTGTACATAagcatttaaaattttattatatatacatcCACGATCTCCTCTTTAATTATTTCCCATTATATATAAGGCATattgataattaaaaaaaaaattatgcatTACCATTTAATTAAACCCTTTTAAGATATCATTCTagaaactaaaaaaaataaaacaaaaacaatattttaaacgAAGATTAAGTTTTAGTTTGTACCTCTGGAACCCCTGTAATGTTCCACAATGCCTCCCTCTTCAATCCGAATGCGTTCAATGTGAGCAATTTTAGGCCAGTCCAGACCAGTATTCCTTTGGCATCTTTTCGATAATTGGGGACAATCAATAATTTCCAAGTGGTTCAAAGAGGTGAGACCAGGCATCCCCTCTGGCATTGATGTCAAGTTAATGCATTCCCTAATCATCAATGTCTGAAGAGAAGTTAGGTTTTGCAGAAACTCCTCTTGTAGAGAATGTAGATCTTTGACCTCATCAATTTCCAGAGATACCAGTTTGGAGAGAGGATGTAGAGTTGATAATGATGGTGCTtctattttggtcatcttcaacttCATTGTCTCTTGAAATGGCTTTGAGCTAGTATTCTTCAACTTCAACGTTTTAACAGATGGAAACAATGGCATAGTGGTTAGATTAGGGCAATGCTTGATAATTAAATGTGAAAGGCAAGGAAAGCACGGCAAGTGTGGATTTGAAGCTTCACCAACATCACCCTTCCACCATCCTTTAAGATTTGGGCAATCAtttatctctagttcttccaaggATGGAAGAAATGTTGTTGTTGATTTCCCCGAAACCAACTCCTCTTGCATTTCAGTCTCCGAAACAATTTCCAAAGCTTCTAATCTTGAAAGCCTAATAACTTTGAGGGAATACAACTGATGCAATGGTTGCAGATGCTGGCAATTTGCAAAACCGTATAATATTAGTTCACTTAAATTCGTGACGGAAGACAGCCAGCTTGACATCTTGCTTCCTGGATACCCTATCACGCTCAGCTTCTCTAGATTTGGGTGTGGTTGGATGCATTCAAGAACCGTTTCATCCTCACCTCCCCTGCACCCCCACCCCAATACTAAGGATTTCAAATTCAATTTGTCTTTCAAGTAAGTAGATCCATGTTTCGCAATAGCATTTTGTAAACCTAAAATATGCAGCTCTCCTTTAAGTTTGTTCAGCCCATTTAACTCGCTTAACTGACCAACATTCTTACCTGTTGTTCTCCCCACAACAAACCAACGTAATGTTTGCAGGCGAGTTAGTTTCCCTAGTCCACGTGGCATATAATCCAATTTATGACAACCATCAATTACAAGATGCTTGAGGCTGACTAATCTGCTTGTTTTGTTAGGCAATGTTCTAAAGTTACTGCACCCATTGAGATCTAATGTTTCCAAGAGTTGAAGCCTCGACAATGAACTAGGCAATTTTAATAGATATCTATTTCCAGAAAGATAAAGAGCCTTTAGATGCTTCAAGTTTCCAATGGAATGCGGTAACATCTTAATATCTGAGCCAGACAAATTCAGCATGCGCAGATATTTATAATTGGCTATGGAAGCCATATAATTCTGTTGATACAATGGCAAATCCATATTTCCAGCAAAAGACCTCACTTTGGTTGCTTTAAGGAGGGTGTTCCCCATTTCCGCAGAGGAATTGTCAAATGAAACATGGCGACTTCTTTCACTTACATTTTCTTCTTCCAAACTCACGATGCAATACTCTTTCCCAGCAACAGAGCAGGCAAGATCATGCATGAGATCGTGCATTGTGAACCAACTCTTACCTAAATAATCCATTGATTCACAATCAATAAATGATCTCCAAACCAGATCCTTGAAATACTCATAGCCGGTGTCTTCAAGATCTTCGTCTTCACTTAGGGGCTGGACAAACCCTAAGGCCATCCAAAGCTGGATCAACATTGGCACCGAAAACGAAGTATCCTTTGGGACTAAAGAGCAGTAAGCAAAACATTGTTTCAAATGCGATGGAAGATGGTCATAACTCAACTTCAATATTGGCATGATACCTTCTTCTTCATGAGTAAGGTATTTATGTACATTTTTATTCACCTTTACCCATTCTGCTTCTGTAcgtttatataatacttttccaATTGCCCTTAAGGCAAGAGGAACCCCTTTACACTTGTCTACAATCTCCATTCCGATCGCTTCTATTCGTGAATTATTAGATTCTCGACTCTCTTCTTTGAAGGCCGTTTGCTTCAACAGAGACCAAGATTCACTTCTAGACAGACCTCGAAGATTATGTGGTGAAACAGTGCCTGTGATGTCTGCAACCAATTTATTGCGTGTAGTGACAACAATCCAACTTCCTCTCGCACCACCTGATAGCAGATTCCGTAAATTGCGCCATTTCTCAGGATCGTCATTCCACACATCATCAAGAACCAGCAAGTACTTCTTTCGTTTAATGCTGTCTCGAAGATGATGTTGCAGTGTTTCCAGCTGAAGGTCCCTTTCAGGCTTTGTCTTAGTCGCAGCCTCAATGACTTTCTCTACAATGACCTTTAACTCAAACTTTTCCGAAACACAAACCCACATTTTTAGCTCGAAATGATCTCCAAGCTTTTCATCATTGAACACCATTTTTGCTAACGTGGTCTTTCCTAGTCCTCCGATGCCTATTATGGGAACAATTGAAACATTTTGTTCTGGTTCTGATTTCAGCAGTAGTCGTACAATTTTGTTTTTATCATAATCTCTCCCAATTATTTCTTCAGAAAGCTcaaaggaatatgtttggtcccTCTCCCTAACTTCAATTGGTGTCTCTACAGGGCAGTCACTTAGCTGAAAATTGGCTTTATCAGCTGCAATTGCATCTAGTCTCTCTCTAATGGCTTTAACTTTAGGAGCCATCTTGAGACCATAAGCAAGTTGGTTTGATGTCGAGAAGAAAAGGCGTACCTTTTTCGGCTTGCCATCGCCTGCCACTATTTTCTGTCGAAGAGCATCACAAGTGAACTCATCCAACAAGTCTTCCACATCGTAAAGCACATCCTTAAGATTTTCCAGCCAGAGACGTACTTGGTGATTATTTCTGTTGCGCTGATCTTCCGCATCACGTAGCACTGCTCTGATAGCCGAACCAGTTTTGGGCAGCTTTTCCATTTCCTCCTTCAAACCCAATGCCGCTTCAAGCTCTTCTGCTGCTAATGATCCCAGACCCTCCAACAGTTTTCCAGCAAGATCGAACAAAATGCCCTCTGCCATTGGAAACACTATTTCAGATGGGTTTTCCGGAAAGAATGAAAGGCTGTGGTGAAAGAAATTTGATGCCAAGGTCAAGGTCAAGGTCAAATCCGATCAAAATTACAGTAAAGTGAATTCGTATTCCTTgtttcttgttattatttttattgcaaaGTAGATATGGATATCCTTCACAACCAATCATCATTTATTAGAATAATTAAAGGTTACAAATATATCATGAGTCCTTGAACttttagtaaatttaaaattgagttcatatacttttatttctaataGTTTAATTTTTTACTTCAAAATTTAAGTCTAACTGCTAatactgttaaaattattttattaaatttaaattcatgataaaactattttttaattattttactactaaataagtattttttattttaaaatgttctaccaataaattgaataaattttttaactaattaaattctaataaataaaattataaaggctaaattataaatttatgaatAGTAAATAGAGTTATGACTGATTTTAACC
The Gossypium arboreum isolate Shixiya-1 chromosome 10, ASM2569848v2, whole genome shotgun sequence genome window above contains:
- the LOC108452653 gene encoding NDR1/HIN1-like protein 12, giving the protein MQKKRKDSNFFNMHPSLQILPFHSPNLPRKNPSPIHRITMSSSDKLPIRDNRPQPQPVKHHHSARYYAQRVRESFTTRVTKVLCSIFLSFLLVALIVFFIVWLSLRPHRPRFHMIDFTVPGLAQKPGLDNAVITFNVTARNSNQHIGIYYDSMEGFVYYKDKQIGLTPLLHPFFQEPKTTTVVYGQFGIGAATLAVNSRRWKEFVNDRQHGIVYFRLGIMSVIRFKVSTWKSVHHKMHVNCDVAVGSDGLISPAWKNRKCSVYFS
- the LOC108452187 gene encoding disease resistance protein RGA2-like isoform X1, whose translation is MAEGILFDLAGKLLEGLGSLAAEELEAALGLKEEMEKLPKTGSAIRAVLRDAEDQRNRNNHQVRLWLENLKDVLYDVEDLLDEFTCDALRQKIVAGDGKPKKVRLFFSTSNQLAYGLKMAPKVKAIRERLDAIAADKANFQLSDCPVETPIEVRERDQTYSFELSEEIIGRDYDKNKIVRLLLKSEPEQNVSIVPIIGIGGLGKTTLAKMVFNDEKLGDHFELKMWVCVSEKFELKVIVEKVIEAATKTKPERDLQLETLQHHLRDSIKRKKYLLVLDDVWNDDPEKWRNLRNLLSGGARGSWIVVTTRNKLVADITGTVSPHNLRGLSRSESWSLLKQTAFKEESRESNNSRIEAIGMEIVDKCKGVPLALRAIGKVLYKRTEAEWVKVNKNVHKYLTHEEEGIMPILKLSYDHLPSHLKQCFAYCSLVPKDTSFSVPMLIQLWMALGFVQPLSEDEDLEDTGYEYFKDLVWRSFIDCESMDYLGKSWFTMHDLMHDLACSVAGKEYCIVSLEEENVSERSRHVSFDNSSAEMGNTLLKATKVRSFAGNMDLPLYQQNYMASIANYKYLRMLNLSGSDIKMLPHSIGNLKHLKALYLSGNRYLLKLPSSLSRLQLLETLDLNGCSNFRTLPNKTSRLVSLKHLVIDGCHKLDYMPRGLGKLTRLQTLRWFVVGRTTGKNVGQLSELNGLNKLKGELHILGLQNAIAKHGSTYLKDKLNLKSLVLGWGCRGGEDETVLECIQPHPNLEKLSVIGYPGSKMSSWLSSVTNLSELILYGFANCQHLQPLHQLYSLKVIRLSRLEALEIVSETEMQEELVSGKSTTTFLPSLEELEINDCPNLKGWWKGDVGEASNPHLPCFPCLSHLIIKHCPNLTTMPLFPSVKTLKLKNTSSKPFQETMKLKMTKIEAPSLSTLHPLSKLVSLEIDEVKDLHSLQEEFLQNLTSLQTLMIRECINLTSMPEGMPGLTSLNHLEIIDCPQLSKRCQRNTGLDWPKIAHIERIRIEEGGIVEHYRGSRELAGYRLMKRKKQYYKYRLNRIQKEEWGFVN
- the LOC108452187 gene encoding disease resistance protein RGA2-like isoform X2 produces the protein MAEGILFDLAGKLLEGLGSLAAEELEAALGLKEEMEKLPKTGSAIRAVLRDAEDQRNRNNHQVRLWLENLKDVLYDVEDLLDEFTCDALRQKIVAGDGKPKKVRLFFSTSNQLAYGLKMAPKVKAIRERLDAIAADKANFQLSDCPVETPIEVRERDQTYSFELSEEIIGRDYDKNKIVRLLLKSEPEQNVSIVPIIGIGGLGKTTLAKMVFNDEKLGDHFELKMWVCVSEKFELKVIVEKVIEAATKTKPERDLQLETLQHHLRDSIKRKKYLLVLDDVWNDDPEKWRNLRNLLSGGARGSWIVVTTRNKLVADITGTVSPHNLRGLSRSESWSLLKQTAFKEESRESNNSRIEAIGMEIVDKCKGVPLALRAIGKVLYKRTEAEWVKVNKNVHKYLTHEEEGIMPILKLSYDHLPSHLKQCFAYCSLVPKDTSFSVPMLIQLWMALGFVQPLSEDEDLEDTGYEYFKDLVWRSFIDCESMDYLGKSWFTMHDLMHDLACSVAGKEYCIVSLEEENVSERSRHVSFDNSSAEMGNTLLKATKVRSFAGNMDLPLYQQNYMASIANYKYLRMLNLSGSDIKMLPHSIGNLKHLKALYLSGNRYLLKLPSSLSRLQLLETLDLNGCSNFRTLPNKTSRLVSLKHLVIDGCHKLDYMPRGLGKLTRLQTLRWFVVGRTTGKNVGQLSELNGLNKLKGELHILGLQNAIAKHGSTYLKDKLNLKSLVLGWGCRGGEDETVLECIQPHPNLEKLSVIGYPGSKMSSWLSSVTNLSELILYGFANCQHLQPLHQLYSLKVIRLSRLEALEIVSETEMQEELVSGKSTTTFLPSLEELEINDCPNLKGWWKGDVGEASNPHLPCFPCLSHLIIKHCPNLTTMPLFPSVKTLKLKNTSSKPFQETMKLKMTKIEAPSLSTLHPLSKLVSLEIDEVKDLHSLQEEFLQNLTSLQTLMIRECINLTSMPEGMPGLTSLNHLEIIDCPQLSKRCQRNTGLDWPKIAHIERIRIEEGGIVEHYRGSRAN